In Methanophagales archaeon, the sequence GTTACCCGCATATATCTCCTTCTTTAACTCAGGAATATCGTATAATCCTGTTAACTCCGCTGTCTTTACATACATCTTCACCTCTTCCTTCTCTTCCAGCTCCTCCTCGTACTCATCTATGTCCAGGTCGAAATCCAGATAATCATCCTCTTCCTCCTTCCGCCCAAGAAATCTACTCAGACCTTCTTTTAAACCCATTCTTACCTCACCCTTTCAAGAATATAATCCCTTCTCTATAATATATATTTAGCTTAGCTCTTCTTCCTCTTTGCGAATAGCGAGGGTAGGTGAATTGCATAAGAACCATTCTGCTTTAGCCCCATAACTATCTCTCGCTTCTCCATCAATGCGTCCAGATTGAGTTCATAGACACCAGCACTGAGAATCCTTAAACTCTCAATTTGTTCCTCAGGTCTTATCTCCTTACCCTCTTCTATCACTATTCTATCAACCAGCTCTCGGGCTTCCAGGTCTCCCCCATCTCTTATGTAGAGGAATAATCTACCACCGCATTCCGGGCAACCATTCAGCATCTCCTTGGTTATCCGCTCGAATTTCTTACCGCATTTCAAACATTTGTGCATCTCCCTCTCCTATCCTATTCCTCTTTCTTCTCATCTTCCCCTGTATTGTCATGTTGTGGAAATAATAGCGCTTATCAGGTCCTTATCCTTCCTTATCGTCTTCATCTTCGCTGCAGGTCCGATAATGGTGAGCCGTGTCTTCCTCCTCAAATTCAATAACCCCCTCTTGGTTGGATACCCACTTATCTCTATGCCCGTGAAACTTTCATCCACCTCCATCATCGTGAGTTCTATCAGTTTCATCTGCTCCTCTG encodes:
- the sepF gene encoding cell division protein SepF, whose translation is MGLKEGLSRFLGRKEEEDDYLDFDLDIDEYEEELEEKEEVKMYVKTAELTGLYDIPELKKEIYAGNLLILDISLAKHDKVLIEKAIKDLKLATLDVGGDIAGIGEDQVIVAPGGVRIDREKVGGK
- a CDS encoding DUF2073 domain-containing protein, with the translated sequence MKKWQKSSGEEEGEGTEEQIGIEMNVVSRDKVESMGSMEKLRFILDGVKSGNIVVLEGGLTAEEQMKLIELTMMEVDESFTGIEISGYPTKRGLLNLRRKTRLTIIGPAAKMKTIRKDKDLISAIISTT